Proteins from one Ricinus communis isolate WT05 ecotype wild-type chromosome 9, ASM1957865v1, whole genome shotgun sequence genomic window:
- the LOC8261056 gene encoding receptor-like protein kinase THESEUS 1, with protein sequence MLQMVKMKTLSWFPLALALVLLELIVCNRSFAAFTPLDNYLIACGSSQNVTFQGRTFVPDSGHSSLTLKSGTSVVAVSNSGFPSAIYQSARVFSGTASYKFKIQQEGRHWIRLYFYPVPNSGQNLTSASITAVTDDFVLLNNFTFKNYNGSYMFKEYAVNVTSDTLTISFIPSNNSVTFVNGIEVVSVPDENFPDQAFSLNPRAPFGGLSELAFETVYRLNMGGPLITAQNDTIGRIWENDSKYLHVNSSAVNVSANPASIKYPPSVTTEIAPNLVYASAEAMGDANVPTMNFNITWVFSVDPNFRYFIRVHFCDIVSKALNSLVFNLYVNDDSALDSFDLSSFTGDLNVPYYRDFISNASLESDTLTVSVGPDTQADVTNATMNGLEILKISNEAKSLDGLSTVESLLPESPSKKSKVGIIIGSIVGAVAALVLVGICYCCMVARKSKTTNQGHPWLPLPLYGNSQTMTKMSTTSQKSGTASCISLASSNLGRFFTFQEILDATNKFDENLLLGVGGFGRVYKGTLEDGTKVAVKRGNPRSEQGLAEFRTEIEMLSKLRHRHLVSLIGYCDERSEMVLVYEYMANGPLRSHLYGTDLPPLSWKQRLEICIGAARGLHYLHTGAAQSIIHRDVKTTNILLDENFVAKVADFGLSKTGPALDQTHVSTAVKGSFGYLDPEYFRRQQLTEKSDVYSFGVVLMEVLCTRPALNPVLPREQVNIAEWAMTWQKKGMLDQIMDSNLVGKVNPASLKKFGETAEKCLAEHGVDRPSMGDVLWNLEYALQLEETSSALMEPEDNSTNHIPGIPLTPLESFDNSVSIIDGGNSGTDDDAEDAATSAVFSQLVNPRGR encoded by the coding sequence ATGCTGCAAATGGTAAAGATGAAAACTTTGAGTTGGTTCCCTTTGGCTCTTGCTCTTGTGCTACTTGAGCTTATTGTTTGCAATAGATCATTTGCTGCATTCACTCCTCTTGATAATTACTTGATTGCCTGTGGTTCTTCCCAAAATGTTACCTTTCAAGGTAGAACTTTTGTTCCTGATTCAGGGCATTCATCCCTCACATTAAAGAGTGGAACTTCTGTAGTTGCTGTCTCCAATTCTGGTTTCCCATCTGCTATTTATCAATCTGCTCGAGTCTTCTCTGGTACAGCTTCttacaaattcaaaattcagcAAGAAGGCAGGCATTGGATCCGCCTTTACTTTTATCCTGTCCCAAACTCTGGTCAAAACTTGACATCTGCATCAATTACTGCAGTTACAGATGATTTTGTGCTCTTAAACAATTTCACTTTCAAGAACTATAATGGTTCTTATATGTTTAAGGAGTATGCAGTCAATGTGACATCTGATACCTTGACTATTTCCTTCATTCCTTCAAACAATTCAGTCACGTTTGTTAATGGAATAGAAGTTGTTTCTGTTCCTGATGAAAACTTCCCTGATCAGGCATTTTCTTTGAATCCACGTGCCCCTTTTGGCGGTCTTTCTGAACTCGCTTTTGAAACTGTTTACCGGTTAAACATGGGGGGTCCATTGATCACAGCCCAAAACGATACTATAGGAAGAATTTGGGAGAACGACTCCAAATATCTCCATGTGAACAGCTCTGCGGTGAATGTTTCAGCCAACCCTGCATCCATAAAGTATCCACCTTCTGTCACAACTGAAATAGCACCAAATTTGGTTTATGCTTCTGCTGAAGCCATGGGAGATGCAAATGTTCCAACCATGAACTTCAATATAACTTGGGTCTTTTCTGTCGATCCAAACTTCAGATATTTCATTCGAGTGCATTTCTGTGATATTGTTAGCAAGGCTCTGAACTCTCTCGTGTTCAATCTATATGTAAATGATGATAGTGCCCTTGATAGTTTTGACCTTTCATCTTTTACCGGTGATTTAAATGTACCCTATTACAGAGATTTCATCTCTAATGCCTCTTTGGAGTCGGATACTTTGACTGTCAGCGTTGGTCCAGATACGCAAGCTGACGTCACAAATGCAACCATGAATGGGCTGGAGATTTTGAAGATCAGCAATGAAGCTAAGAGCTTGGATGGGCTTTCTACTGTTGAAAGCCTTCTTCCCGAATCACCCTCAAAGAAAAGCAAGGTTGGAATTATAATCGGTTCGATTGTTGGAGCTGTAGCTGCACTTGTTCTGGTCGGTATCTGCTACTGTTGCATGGTGGCCCGCAAGTCAAAGACTACTAACCAGGGTCATCCATGGCTACCTTTGCCTTTATATGGAAATTCTCAGACCATGACAAAGATGTCCACAACTTCTCAAAAGAGTGGCACAGCAAGCTGCATCTCATTGGCTTCCTCCAATCTTGGTCGGTTCTTCACATTCCAAGAAATCCTTGATGCAACCAACAAATTTGATGAGAACCTACTTCTTGGAGTTGGTGGATTTGGCAGGGTCTACAAAGGAACCCTTGAAGATGGAACTAAAGTGGCTGTAAAAAGAGGAAACCCCAGATCAGAACAAGGTCTCGCTGAATTTCGAACTGAGATTGAAATGTTGTCCAAGCTCCGACATCGCCACCTTGTCTCTCTTATTGGCTATTGTGATGAACGGTCAGAAATGGTCCTTGTATATGAATACATGGCTAATGGACCTCTCAGGAGCCATTTGTATGGGACGGATCTACCACCATTGTCATGGAAACAGCGGCTTGAAATATGTATTGGTGCTGCGAGGGGGCTCCATTATCTTCACACAGGTGCTGCTCAAAGCATTATTCACCGAGATGTCAAGACAACAAACATTCTCCTGGATGAGAATTTCGTGGCCAAAGTTGCTGATTTTGGCCTCTCAAAAACTGGTCCAGCTCTCGATCAGACCCATGTCAGTACTGCAGTTAAGGGTAGCTTTGGTTACCTTGATCCTGAATACTTCCGAAGGCAACAACTCACAGAGAAATCAGATGTATATTCATTTGGGGTGGTTCTAATGGAAGTTCTCTGTACTAGACCAGCTCTGAATCCTGTTCTCCCAAGGGAGCAAGTAAATATCGCAGAATGGGCAATGACCTGGCAGAAGAAGGGCATGTTGGACCAAATTATGGACTCCAATCTGGTAGGAAAGGTGAATCCAGCTTCACTCAAAAAGTTTGGTGAAACTGCTGAGAAATGCCTTGCTGAGCATGGAGTTGATAGGCCATCAATGGGAGATGTCTTGTGGAATCTTGAATATGCTCTTCAGCTTGAGGAGACCTCATCTGCACTTATGGAACCTGAAGATAACAGTACAAACCACATCCCAGGCATTCCCTTGACGCCTCTTGAATCATTTGATAACAGTGTAAGCATAATCGATGGAGGAAACTCTGGAACAGATGATGATGCTGAAGATGCTGCAACAAGTGCTGTGTTTTCCCAGCTAGTAAATCCTCGTGGAAGATAA